From one Nitrosopumilus sp. genomic stretch:
- a CDS encoding glycosyltransferase → MNVCNFFSSPIGLGHVTRDIAIVNNFENISTNFVTGSGAAEILKNLNFKVQDVYKPPSFIVENGTLKNPAKWLWSYYNYYKECKNISQKILQDDNPTLVISDEDFASLTVAQTMKIPTVLVTDILETHFTKGLASLIEKKMNKSMQEISKKCDLVILPENGDDFDNVKRVGPIVRTTAFSREKLREKFLFEGKTIVVSIGGTDAGIFLIEKALESISKINQDIKIVLVSGPAVTKKFENVRNLGFVDNLHEIIFAADLLISLAGKSTIDEANAYGTPAIFIPIKGHFEQEDNALEQGYVFDDLQRLDTLILEKLEEKRKQTNTNGAKTASNIIKKLIKQSNA, encoded by the coding sequence ATGAATGTCTGCAATTTTTTTTCTAGCCCTATTGGATTAGGTCATGTGACTAGAGATATTGCAATCGTAAATAATTTTGAAAACATTTCCACAAATTTTGTTACAGGTAGCGGAGCAGCTGAAATTCTAAAAAATTTGAATTTTAAAGTTCAAGATGTATACAAACCACCTTCATTTATTGTTGAAAATGGAACTCTAAAGAATCCAGCAAAATGGTTGTGGAGTTATTACAATTATTACAAAGAATGTAAAAACATTTCACAGAAGATTCTGCAAGATGACAATCCGACTTTAGTCATTAGTGATGAGGATTTTGCATCATTGACTGTTGCTCAAACAATGAAAATCCCTACCGTATTGGTTACCGATATCTTGGAGACTCATTTTACAAAAGGATTAGCATCACTAATTGAGAAAAAAATGAACAAATCAATGCAAGAAATAAGCAAAAAATGCGATTTGGTGATTCTTCCTGAAAATGGAGATGATTTTGATAATGTCAAAAGAGTAGGGCCCATAGTTAGAACCACCGCTTTTTCAAGAGAGAAATTACGCGAAAAATTCCTATTTGAGGGAAAAACAATTGTTGTCTCCATTGGAGGAACAGATGCTGGGATATTTCTAATTGAAAAAGCATTAGAGTCTATTTCAAAAATAAATCAAGACATCAAAATTGTTCTAGTGTCTGGTCCTGCAGTTACTAAAAAATTTGAAAATGTCAGAAATTTAGGATTTGTAGATAACTTACATGAAATAATTTTTGCAGCAGATCTTTTAATCTCACTAGCTGGTAAATCCACCATAGATGAGGCAAATGCTTACGGCACACCTGCAATATTCATTCCAATTAAAGGTCATTTTGAACAAGAAGATAATGCTCTAGAACAAGGATACGTTTTTGATGATCTCCAAAGATTAGACACATTAATTTTAGAAAAACTAGAAGAAAAGAGAAAACAAACAAACACAAATGGTGCAAAAACTGCATCAAATATTATTAAAAAACTAATCAAACAATCAAATGCTTAA
- a CDS encoding branched-chain amino acid transaminase, whose product MKEVGKIWMNGKLVPFKDAKVHVLTHALHYSTSIFEGIRCYDTPSGSAIFRLPEHVDRLFKSAKLYSMKMQFTKKEISDAIIKTVKASGLKESYIRPLAYYGYGTMGLTPTENKVDVSIACWEWKMGESKAGKFSGAKCKMSSWVKIDSRSQPMQAKAASNYANAALARMEALNNGYDEAIMLNSHGKVAEGSAENIFVVKDDIIQTPPLSAGGLEGITRDSVIQIIEENSGFVIERDLERDDLYTADEIFMTGTAAEVKSVTQIDQVKIGNGKMGNITKALQKSFSDVVMGKDERFLPWLTFI is encoded by the coding sequence ATGAAAGAGGTTGGCAAAATATGGATGAATGGAAAATTAGTACCCTTCAAAGATGCCAAAGTCCATGTATTGACTCATGCATTGCACTATTCCACTTCAATATTTGAGGGAATCCGATGTTATGACACACCTAGCGGTTCTGCAATATTTCGATTACCTGAACATGTTGACAGACTATTCAAATCTGCAAAATTATATTCAATGAAAATGCAATTTACAAAAAAAGAAATTTCTGATGCAATAATTAAAACTGTTAAAGCTAGCGGACTCAAAGAATCATACATTAGACCATTAGCATACTATGGATATGGAACAATGGGGTTAACTCCTACTGAAAACAAAGTAGATGTCTCTATTGCTTGTTGGGAATGGAAAATGGGTGAATCAAAAGCAGGTAAATTCTCTGGTGCAAAATGTAAAATGTCAAGCTGGGTGAAAATTGATTCTAGATCTCAGCCAATGCAAGCAAAAGCTGCATCAAATTATGCAAATGCTGCACTTGCAAGAATGGAGGCCTTGAATAATGGCTATGATGAAGCAATAATGTTAAACTCACATGGGAAAGTTGCTGAAGGAAGTGCTGAAAACATATTTGTTGTAAAAGATGATATCATCCAAACACCTCCACTTTCAGCAGGAGGATTAGAAGGAATTACAAGAGACAGTGTTATTCAAATTATTGAAGAAAATAGTGGATTTGTAATTGAGAGAGATCTTGAAAGAGATGATCTTTATACAGCTGATGAAATTTTCATGACAGGAACTGCGGCTGAAGTAAAATCAGTAACTCAAATAGATCAAGTAAAGATTGGAAACGGGAAGATGGGCAACATCACAAAAGCACTTCAAAAATCATTCTCTGATGTGGTAATGGGAAAAGATGAGAGATTCTTGCCATGGTTAACATTTATCTAA
- a CDS encoding aspartate kinase translates to MTKLVVAKFGGSAIGPDGILIPEIIARINNLKKDSKVIAVFSAPLTTHNGKTRSLTDVILEQGKNAENGQSPSLDIVKSTYDKILQLVSPENKENCKNTIDLNLKKASKALDDALNAKEFVDEIRSRALAFSGEILMSHVMNYILKSNGIKSDSVDFDDWPIITDNNIESTNFLASKSRENMDKIALLVEQNEVVTIGGFIGKTIGNVTTTYERGGSDRTAADLGILFHKIYETSIDFEKDSAVVSADPKIVESNLSQVLQLSYNEARLAGMFGMKILDPIAIKEIVENGVDIPIIITNMNDPEKTTTIKRVLDEQKGHPIKIVTGKENCAIFRIETNLIQKLLTSLEKDKRYSEFVMLSPFTKDGIEFSRILFLDGDYVKRNEKYLLGFDSLATITYNRGVITLIGDEMWRVQQVASRTSAKIGDAGLNILNMDAQEETSRIIIVVEDADDNIRKAIKAIHHEISKINFI, encoded by the coding sequence ATGACTAAACTAGTCGTTGCCAAATTTGGTGGGAGTGCAATTGGCCCTGACGGTATACTGATTCCAGAAATAATCGCTCGCATCAACAATTTGAAAAAAGATTCAAAAGTAATTGCAGTTTTTTCAGCCCCGCTAACAACACATAATGGAAAAACACGCTCGCTTACAGATGTAATTTTAGAGCAGGGAAAAAATGCAGAAAATGGACAAAGTCCTTCTTTAGATATTGTGAAATCTACTTATGATAAAATTCTTCAATTGGTAAGTCCTGAAAATAAAGAGAATTGCAAAAATACTATTGATCTGAATCTAAAAAAGGCCAGCAAAGCACTTGATGATGCACTAAATGCTAAAGAATTTGTAGATGAAATTCGCTCTAGAGCACTGGCATTTTCAGGTGAAATATTGATGTCTCATGTAATGAACTATATTCTAAAAAGCAATGGTATCAAATCTGATTCTGTAGATTTCGATGATTGGCCAATAATTACAGATAACAATATAGAGTCTACTAATTTTCTTGCCTCAAAATCCAGAGAAAATATGGATAAAATTGCGCTATTAGTAGAACAAAACGAAGTAGTTACTATAGGGGGATTTATTGGAAAAACAATTGGAAACGTTACAACTACATACGAGCGTGGCGGTTCAGATAGGACCGCAGCAGATCTTGGAATACTATTTCATAAAATATACGAAACTAGTATAGATTTTGAGAAAGATAGTGCAGTGGTTTCTGCAGATCCAAAAATTGTAGAATCTAATCTATCACAAGTTCTGCAATTGTCATACAATGAAGCAAGACTAGCAGGTATGTTCGGAATGAAAATTTTAGATCCTATAGCAATTAAAGAGATTGTAGAAAATGGGGTGGATATTCCAATAATTATTACAAATATGAATGATCCCGAAAAAACTACTACAATAAAGAGGGTATTAGATGAACAAAAAGGACATCCGATCAAAATAGTTACAGGAAAAGAAAATTGCGCAATCTTTAGAATTGAAACTAATTTAATCCAAAAGTTATTGACATCTTTGGAAAAAGATAAGCGTTACAGTGAATTTGTAATGCTATCTCCATTTACCAAAGACGGAATAGAATTCTCTAGAATTTTATTCTTGGATGGTGATTATGTAAAAAGAAATGAAAAATACTTGTTAGGATTTGATTCTCTTGCAACCATTACATACAATCGAGGAGTGATTACATTGATTGGTGATGAGATGTGGCGAGTTCAACAAGTTGCATCAAGAACTAGTGCAAAGATTGGTGATGCAGGATTAAATATTTTGAATATGGATGCACAAGAAGAAACTTCACGAATTATAATTGTTGTAGAAGATGCTGATGACAACATAAGAAAAGCAATAAAAGCAATTCATCATGAGATTTCAAAAATTAATTTTATTTAG
- a CDS encoding MFS transporter: MPSSITAEGLHIAIPLFVLFLGGNVADVGIVIGLHYGFSSLGSIFWGKIIDKYHVKKGILIICFSVIAVISLSMFFVSEISLVFIFSGILGFFIIGKNPVTHILVMESVPNNQWSVLFSRISIIASFGSLFAFLVGVLWDSFFDLKPYFVFCALSSTTAVILSMTVEKKSFIERETLVHSIYGLKHIFNYNRYHFHVVYQKVPKIHDFKHIISIFKGKVSHEIGILFFANFLFYFGSNIYFTAFIPFLKKYDFTDSQVFLVYMIQTITLLVIFFLVPKLISKISEERATQLAYIPRMLGILIAAVIFPQMIGIESFVTAVISSCLMVASFSIYSTANSLILFKTIPRGFEGTYLGVNSFMIGLGILLGSLTAGFISNVLSYSISFGIAAVLILLSLLMFRFYLKNILSQKDIV; this comes from the coding sequence ATGCCATCTAGCATTACTGCTGAAGGTTTACACATTGCAATTCCTTTGTTTGTTTTATTTCTTGGAGGAAATGTAGCAGATGTGGGGATTGTAATTGGATTACATTACGGGTTTTCGTCATTAGGTTCTATTTTTTGGGGAAAAATTATTGACAAATACCATGTGAAGAAAGGAATTTTGATAATTTGTTTTTCCGTAATTGCTGTAATTAGCTTGTCTATGTTTTTTGTATCTGAAATTAGTCTTGTTTTTATTTTTTCTGGGATTTTAGGATTTTTTATAATTGGAAAAAATCCTGTGACTCATATTTTGGTAATGGAATCCGTGCCAAACAATCAATGGAGTGTTCTATTTTCACGGATTTCAATTATTGCAAGTTTTGGTAGTCTTTTTGCATTTCTTGTGGGTGTACTATGGGATTCGTTTTTTGATCTTAAGCCATACTTTGTTTTTTGTGCATTGTCTAGCACCACTGCGGTAATACTAAGCATGACAGTAGAGAAAAAGAGCTTTATTGAAAGAGAGACACTTGTACATTCAATTTATGGTCTAAAGCATATTTTCAATTATAACAGATATCACTTTCACGTTGTATATCAAAAAGTTCCAAAAATTCATGATTTCAAACACATAATTTCAATTTTCAAAGGTAAAGTTTCACATGAGATTGGAATTTTATTTTTTGCAAATTTTTTATTTTATTTTGGTAGTAACATCTACTTTACAGCATTTATTCCATTCTTAAAAAAATACGATTTCACTGATTCCCAAGTTTTTCTAGTGTATATGATTCAAACCATTACATTACTGGTAATATTTTTTTTAGTTCCTAAACTAATTTCAAAAATTTCTGAAGAGCGTGCAACGCAATTAGCATATATTCCACGAATGCTGGGAATTTTAATTGCTGCCGTTATTTTCCCTCAAATGATTGGTATAGAATCGTTTGTGACTGCAGTAATATCTTCATGTTTAATGGTTGCATCATTTTCAATATACAGTACTGCAAATTCACTTATTTTGTTCAAAACCATTCCGAGAGGATTTGAAGGAACATACTTGGGTGTGAATAGCTTTATGATCGGGTTAGGAATATTGTTAGGTTCTTTGACTGCCGGGTTTATTTCAAATGTATTAAGTTACTCGATATCCTTTGGCATTGCAGCAGTTTTGATACTGTTATCTCTTCTAATGTTTAGATTTTATTTAAAAAACATATTGTCACAAAAAGATATTGTATAA